A stretch of Camelina sativa cultivar DH55 chromosome 18, Cs, whole genome shotgun sequence DNA encodes these proteins:
- the LOC104762834 gene encoding protein IRX15-LIKE: MKSGGNTNTKLILVHPYIQKQTSTNRLWLLAFVSFFTIAFLLTLLYTTDSIIPSKNNSATVSSAVDPVVSSVSPISQLPTTAINAMLHYASRSNDSFHMSYGEMKSISDVLRRCSPPCNLLVFGLTHETLLWKSLNHNGRTVFIEENRYYAAYFEEIHPEIDVFDVQYTTKAREARELVSAVKEAARNECRPVQNLLFSDCKLGLNDLPNHVYDVDWDVILVDGPRGDGGDVPGRMSSIFTAAVLARSKKGGNPKTHVFVHDFYRDVERLCGDEFLCRENLVESNDMLAHYVLERMDKNSTRFCRGRKKRSVSSPSA; the protein is encoded by the coding sequence atgaaaagtgGAGGGAACACAAACACGAAGCTCATACTTGTTCATCcatatattcaaaaacaaacaagcacaAATCGTCTATGGCTTCTCGCTTTCGTCTCTTTCTTCACCATAGCTTTCCTCCTAACTCTTCTCTACACTACCGACTCTATCATCCCTTCTAAAAACAACTCCGCCACCGTCTCCTCCGCCGTCGACCCCGTCGTCTCCTCCGTGTCCCCGATCTCTCAGTTGCCAACAACTGCCATCAATGCAATGCTTCACTACGCTTCAAGATCCAACGACAGCTTCCACATGTCTTACGGAGAGATGAAATCGATCTCCGACGTCCTCCGCCGCTGCTCTCCGCCGTGTAATCTCCTAGTCTTCGGCCTAACACACGAAACCCTTCTCTGGAAATCTCTAAACCACAACGGTCGTACAGTTTTCATCGAAGAGAATCGTTACTACGCAGCTTACTTCGAAGAAATCCACCCGGAGATCGATGTCTTCGATGTTCAGTACACGACGAAAGCACGTGAGGCGCGTGAGCTTGTGTCGGCGGTTAAAGAAGCGGCGAGGAACGAGTGTCGTCCGGTTCAGAACCTTCTCTTCTCCGACTGTAAACTAGGACTCAATGATCTGCCGAATCATGTCTACGATGTTGACTGGGATGTGATCTTGGTCGATGGACCACGTGGCGACGGTGGTGATGTACCGGGAAGGATGTCGTCGATATTCACGGCGGCGGTTCTTGCTCGGAGTAAAAAAGGAGGGAACCCGAAGACGCATGTGTTCGTCCATGATTTTTACAGAGATGTTGAGAGGCTTTGCGGCGATGAGTTTCTTTGCCGGGAGAATCTTGTGGAATCTAATGATATGCTTGCGCACTACGTGTTGGAGAGGATGGACAAAAACAGCACGCGGTTCTGTCGTGGTCGTAAGAAacgctctgtttcttctccatCTGCTTGA
- the LOC104762836 gene encoding probable inactive receptor kinase At5g67200 isoform X4: MTLNFFFFFFILLLRVSAGAEPNYYNSLLPSDAVALLSFKSTADLDNKLLYSLTERYDYCQWRGVKCAQGRVVRLVLSGVGLRGYFSSSTLSRLDQLRVLSLENNSLFGPVPDLSPLVNLKSLFLSRNQFSGAFPPSILSLHRLMILSLSRNNFSGLIPSGINALDRLTSLNLEFNRFNGTLPSMNQSFLTSFNVSGNNLTGVIPVTPTLSRFDASSFRSNPGLCGEIINRACASRSPFFGSSTNKTTSSEAPLGQSAQAQNGGAVVMSPVVTKKKGKESGLVLGFTAGLASLIVLGLCLVVFSLVIKKRNDDGVYEPKQQHQSQIQTPRTTRTVPVTNSDSASQKREKEVQLQATEQLQSRIPNSGSLVFCGESRSQGMYTLEQLMRASAELLGRGSVGITYKAVLDNQLIVTVKRLDATKTAVTSEEAFENHMEIVGGLRHLNLVPIRAYFQSNGERLIIYDYHPNGSLFNLIHGSRSSRAKPLHWTSCLKIAEDVAQGLYYIHQTSSALVHGNLKSTNILLGQDFEACLTDYCLSVLTDSSSASPDDPDSSSYKAPEIRKSSRRPTSKCDVYSFGVLIFELLTGKNASRHPFMAPHDMLDWVRAMRDEEEGTEDNRLGMMTETACLCRVTSPEQRPTMRQVIKMIQEIKESVMAEENDPFR, encoded by the exons atgacactcaacttttttttcttcttcttcatccttctcCTCCGTGTATCCGCCGGAGCGGAGCCAAATTACTACAACTCATTACTTCCTTCCGATGCCGTTGCTTTACTCTCTTTCAAATCCACAGCCGATCTCGACAACAAGCTTTTGTATTCCCTCACTGAGCGTTACGACTACTGCCAATGGCGCGGTGTCAAATGCGCCCAAGGACGCGTCGTTCGTCTTGTTCTCTCCGGCGTTGGTCTCCGTGGCTACTTCTCTTCCTCTACTCTCAGCCGTCTTGACCAGCTCCGAGTTCTTAGTCTCGAGAACAACTCGCTCTTTGGTCCGGTTCCTGATCTTTCGCCTCTCGTTAACCTTAAATCTCTCTTCCTTAGCCGGAATCAGTTCTCCGGTGCTTTTCCTCCGTCGATCCTCTCTCTCCACCGGTTgatgattctctctctctctcgtaacAACTTCTCCGGTTTGATTCCTTCTGGAATCAACGCTCTTGACCGGTTAACTTCACTGAATCTCGAGTTTAACCGGTTTAACGGAACTCTCCCGTCGATGAATCAGTCGTTTCTCACGTCGTTTAACGTTTCTGGTAACAACCTCACCGGAGTTATTCCCGTCACACCGACTCTGTCTCGATTCGATGCGTCGTCGTTTAGGTCTAACCCTGGACTCTGCGGCGAGATCATCAACAGAGCTTGCGCTTCACGCTCGCCGTTCTTTGGATCGAGTAcgaacaaaacgacgtcgtctgAAGCTCCGTTAGGTCAAAGCGCACAGGCGCAGAACGGTGGCGCGGTGGTTATGTCTCCGGTGGTTACGAAGAAGAAAGGTAAAGAGAGTGGCTTAGTTCTTGGCTTCACCGCTGGTCTCGCTTCCCTTATTGTACTCGGTCTCTGCCTCGTCGTGTTCTCTCTTGTGATAAAGAAACGCAACGACGATGGAGTCTACGAGCCAA AGCAACAACATCAATCGCAAAtccaaactccaagaacaacaagaacagTTCCGGTTACGAACTCGGATTCTGCATCTCAGAAGCGAGAGAAAGAGGTTCAGTTACAAGCAACGGAGCAGCTACAAAGCCGGATACCAAACAGTGGGAGTCTTGTCTTCTGTGGTGAATCGAGGAGTCAAGGGATGTATACATTGGAGCAGCTAATGAGAGCTTCGGCTGAGCTTTTGGGGAGAGGATCAGTTGGGATAACGTACAAGGCGGTTCTTGATAATCAGCTTATTGTGACGGTGAAGAGACTAGACGCGACTAAAACGGCTGTGACGAGTGAAGAAGCGTTTGAGAATCATATGGAGATTGTTGGTGGACTCAGACACTTGAATCTTGTTCCCATTAGAGCTTACTTTCAATCTAATGGAGAGAGGCTCATCATCTACGATTATCATCCCAATGGTAGCTTATTCAATCTCATTCACG GTTCAAGATCGTCAAGAGCAAAGCCATTACATTGGACGTCATGTTTAAAGATTGCAGAAGATGTAGCTCAAGGCTTATACTACATCCACCAAACCTCATCAGCATTAGTCCATGGAAACTTAAAATCCACAAACATTCTCCTAGGACAAGACTTTGAAGCCTGTTTAACAGATTACTGCCTCAGTGTCTTAacagattcttcttctgcttcaccTGATGATCCTGACTCATCCTCCTACAAAGCCCCTGAGATCAGGAAATCATCACGTAGACCGACTTCCAAATGTGATGTTTATTCGTTCGGTGTATTGATCTTTGAGCTTTTGACTGGTAAGAACGCGTCGAGGCATCCGTTTATGGCGCCTCACGATATGCTTGATTGGGTGAGAGCAatgagagatgaagaagaaggaacagagGATAATAGGCTTGGGATGATGACTGAAACAGCTTGTCTTTGTCGCGTGACATCACCAGAGCAAAGACCAACGATGAGACAAGTGATTAAGATGATTCAAGAGATCAAGGAGAGTGTTATGGCTGAAGAGAACGATCCGTTCCGGTGA
- the LOC104762835 gene encoding tRNA-dihydrouridine(16/17) synthase [NAD(P)(+)]-like, with protein sequence MKLNLSNLRFMRTPRKSLISQTRTMTQYPDPVPDPSQVVDDLICSEQRDVQIRETVEAAPASLGSPSRVLSIDTRGEQAWAHWKKLGRPKYIVAPMVDNSELPFRLLCQKYGAQAAYTPMLHSRIFTETEKYRNQEFTTCKEDRPLFVQFCANDPDTLLEAAKRVEPYCDYVDINLGCPQRIARRGNYGAFLMDNLPLVKSLVEKLAQNLNVPVSCKIRIFPNLQDTLKYAKMLEDAGCSLLAVHGRTRDEKDGKKFRADWSAIKEVRNALRIPVLANGNVRCIEDVDNCIEETGVEGVLSAETLLENPAVFAGFRTAEWAADNEKEGFVDGGLDQGDLVVEYLKLCEKHPVPWRMIRSHVHKMLGEWFRVHPQVREQLNAQNILTFEFLYGLVDKLKELGGRVPLYKKKQIDTPNLQESPQSV encoded by the exons ATGAAACTAAATCTCTCGAATCTCAGATTTATGCGGACTCCAAGAAAATCTCTCATCTCCCAGACGAGAACAATGACACAATACCCGGATCCAGTTCCTGATCCGTCTCAGGTAGTAGACGACCTCATCTGCTCGGAGCAGCGTGATGTGCAGATTCGGGAAACGGTCGAGGCAGCGCCTGCAAGCTTGGGATCTCCAAGTCGGGTCTTAAGCATTGACACTAGGGGCGAgcaagcttgggcacactggaAGAAACTGGGCAGACCCAAGTACATCGTTGCTCCAATGGTGGATAACTCTGAGCTTCCGTTTCGATTGCTCTGCCAAAAATACGGAGCTCAGGCTGCTTATACTCCGATGTTGCATTCTAGGATTTTCACCGAGACTGAGAAGTATCGAAATCAGGAATTCACCACTTGCAAG GAGGACAGGCCATTGTTTGTGCAGTTCTGTGCTAATGATCCTGATACATTATTGGAAGCTGCAAAGAGAGTCGAACCTTACTGCGATTATGTTGATATCAATTTAGG GTGTCCTCAACGTATAGCGAGGCGAGGAAACTATGGTGCATTCTTGATGGATAATCTTCCTTTGGTGAAATCACTTGTTGAAAAGTTAGCTCAGAATCTTAATGTTCCTGTCTCCTGTAAAATCCGGATTTTCCCAAACCTTCAAGATACACTCAAATACGCCAAGATGCTAGAAGATGCTGGTTGCTCGCTGCTAGCTGTTCACGGCAGAACAAGGGATGAGAAGGACGGGAAAAAGTTCAGAGCTGATTGGAGTGCCATCAAGGAAGTGAGAAACGCTTTGAGGATCCCTGTTCTAGCGAATGGGAATGTAAGATGCATCGAAGATGTTGATAACTGCATTGAAGAGACGGGTGTTGAAGGTGTTCTTTCCGCTGAGACTCTTCTTGAGAACCCGGCGGTCTTTGCTGGGTTTAGAACAGCTGAATGGGCAGCGGATAATGAAAAAGAGGGTTTCGTCGATGGAGGATTAGATCAGGGAGATTTAGTTGTCGAGTATTTAAAGTTATGCGAGAAGCATCCTGTTCCGTGGAGGATGATTCGATCTCACGTTCATAAGATGTTGGGAGAATGGTTTAGGGTTCATCCACAGGTTAGAGAACAGCTTAACGCTCAAAACATTTTGACGTTTGAGTTTCTATACGGTCTCGTAGATAAGCTAAAAGAGCTTGGAGGACGAGTTCCACTCtacaagaagaagcaaataGATACTCCGAATCTACAAGAGTCTCCACAAAGCGTTTAG
- the LOC104762836 gene encoding probable inactive receptor kinase At5g67200 isoform X2 codes for MTLNFFFFFFILLLRVSAGAEPNYYNSLLPSDAVALLSFKSTADLDNKLLYSLTERYDYCQWRGVKCAQGRVVRLVLSGVGLRGYFSSSTLSRLDQLRVLSLENNSLFGPVPDLSPLVNLKSLFLSRNQFSGAFPPSILSLHRLMILSLSRNNFSGLIPSGINALDRLTSLNLEFNRFNGTLPSMNQSFLTSFNVSGNNLTGVIPVTPTLSRFDASSFRSNPGLCGEIINRACASRSPFFGSSTNKTTSSEAPLGQSAQAQNGGAVVMSPVVTKKKGKESGLVLGFTAGLASLIVLGLCLVVFSLKRNDDGVYEPNPKGDTSSSQQQHQSQIQTPRTTRTVPVTNSDSASQKREKEVQLQATEQLQSRIPNSGSLVFCGESRSQGMYTLEQLMRASAELLGRGSVGITYKAVLDNQLIVTVKRLDATKTAVTSEEAFENHMEIVGGLRHLNLVPIRAYFQSNGERLIIYDYHPNGSLFNLIHGSRSSRAKPLHWTSCLKIAEDVAQGLYYIHQTSSALVHGNLKSTNILLGQDFEACLTDYCLSVLTDSSSASPDDPDSSSYKAPEIRKSSRRPTSKCDVYSFGVLIFELLTGKNASRHPFMAPHDMLDWVRAMRDEEEGTEDNRLGMMTETACLCRVTSPEQRPTMRQVIKMIQEIKESVMAEENDPFR; via the exons atgacactcaacttttttttcttcttcttcatccttctcCTCCGTGTATCCGCCGGAGCGGAGCCAAATTACTACAACTCATTACTTCCTTCCGATGCCGTTGCTTTACTCTCTTTCAAATCCACAGCCGATCTCGACAACAAGCTTTTGTATTCCCTCACTGAGCGTTACGACTACTGCCAATGGCGCGGTGTCAAATGCGCCCAAGGACGCGTCGTTCGTCTTGTTCTCTCCGGCGTTGGTCTCCGTGGCTACTTCTCTTCCTCTACTCTCAGCCGTCTTGACCAGCTCCGAGTTCTTAGTCTCGAGAACAACTCGCTCTTTGGTCCGGTTCCTGATCTTTCGCCTCTCGTTAACCTTAAATCTCTCTTCCTTAGCCGGAATCAGTTCTCCGGTGCTTTTCCTCCGTCGATCCTCTCTCTCCACCGGTTgatgattctctctctctctcgtaacAACTTCTCCGGTTTGATTCCTTCTGGAATCAACGCTCTTGACCGGTTAACTTCACTGAATCTCGAGTTTAACCGGTTTAACGGAACTCTCCCGTCGATGAATCAGTCGTTTCTCACGTCGTTTAACGTTTCTGGTAACAACCTCACCGGAGTTATTCCCGTCACACCGACTCTGTCTCGATTCGATGCGTCGTCGTTTAGGTCTAACCCTGGACTCTGCGGCGAGATCATCAACAGAGCTTGCGCTTCACGCTCGCCGTTCTTTGGATCGAGTAcgaacaaaacgacgtcgtctgAAGCTCCGTTAGGTCAAAGCGCACAGGCGCAGAACGGTGGCGCGGTGGTTATGTCTCCGGTGGTTACGAAGAAGAAAGGTAAAGAGAGTGGCTTAGTTCTTGGCTTCACCGCTGGTCTCGCTTCCCTTATTGTACTCGGTCTCTGCCTCGTCGTGTTCTCTCTT AAACGCAACGACGATGGAGTCTACGAGCCAAATCCTAAAGGAGACACGTCTTCCTCACAGCAACAACATCAATCGCAAAtccaaactccaagaacaacaagaacagTTCCGGTTACGAACTCGGATTCTGCATCTCAGAAGCGAGAGAAAGAGGTTCAGTTACAAGCAACGGAGCAGCTACAAAGCCGGATACCAAACAGTGGGAGTCTTGTCTTCTGTGGTGAATCGAGGAGTCAAGGGATGTATACATTGGAGCAGCTAATGAGAGCTTCGGCTGAGCTTTTGGGGAGAGGATCAGTTGGGATAACGTACAAGGCGGTTCTTGATAATCAGCTTATTGTGACGGTGAAGAGACTAGACGCGACTAAAACGGCTGTGACGAGTGAAGAAGCGTTTGAGAATCATATGGAGATTGTTGGTGGACTCAGACACTTGAATCTTGTTCCCATTAGAGCTTACTTTCAATCTAATGGAGAGAGGCTCATCATCTACGATTATCATCCCAATGGTAGCTTATTCAATCTCATTCACG GTTCAAGATCGTCAAGAGCAAAGCCATTACATTGGACGTCATGTTTAAAGATTGCAGAAGATGTAGCTCAAGGCTTATACTACATCCACCAAACCTCATCAGCATTAGTCCATGGAAACTTAAAATCCACAAACATTCTCCTAGGACAAGACTTTGAAGCCTGTTTAACAGATTACTGCCTCAGTGTCTTAacagattcttcttctgcttcaccTGATGATCCTGACTCATCCTCCTACAAAGCCCCTGAGATCAGGAAATCATCACGTAGACCGACTTCCAAATGTGATGTTTATTCGTTCGGTGTATTGATCTTTGAGCTTTTGACTGGTAAGAACGCGTCGAGGCATCCGTTTATGGCGCCTCACGATATGCTTGATTGGGTGAGAGCAatgagagatgaagaagaaggaacagagGATAATAGGCTTGGGATGATGACTGAAACAGCTTGTCTTTGTCGCGTGACATCACCAGAGCAAAGACCAACGATGAGACAAGTGATTAAGATGATTCAAGAGATCAAGGAGAGTGTTATGGCTGAAGAGAACGATCCGTTCCGGTGA
- the LOC104762836 gene encoding probable inactive receptor kinase At5g67200 isoform X1 — protein MTLNFFFFFFILLLRVSAGAEPNYYNSLLPSDAVALLSFKSTADLDNKLLYSLTERYDYCQWRGVKCAQGRVVRLVLSGVGLRGYFSSSTLSRLDQLRVLSLENNSLFGPVPDLSPLVNLKSLFLSRNQFSGAFPPSILSLHRLMILSLSRNNFSGLIPSGINALDRLTSLNLEFNRFNGTLPSMNQSFLTSFNVSGNNLTGVIPVTPTLSRFDASSFRSNPGLCGEIINRACASRSPFFGSSTNKTTSSEAPLGQSAQAQNGGAVVMSPVVTKKKGKESGLVLGFTAGLASLIVLGLCLVVFSLVIKKRNDDGVYEPNPKGDTSSSQQQHQSQIQTPRTTRTVPVTNSDSASQKREKEVQLQATEQLQSRIPNSGSLVFCGESRSQGMYTLEQLMRASAELLGRGSVGITYKAVLDNQLIVTVKRLDATKTAVTSEEAFENHMEIVGGLRHLNLVPIRAYFQSNGERLIIYDYHPNGSLFNLIHGSRSSRAKPLHWTSCLKIAEDVAQGLYYIHQTSSALVHGNLKSTNILLGQDFEACLTDYCLSVLTDSSSASPDDPDSSSYKAPEIRKSSRRPTSKCDVYSFGVLIFELLTGKNASRHPFMAPHDMLDWVRAMRDEEEGTEDNRLGMMTETACLCRVTSPEQRPTMRQVIKMIQEIKESVMAEENDPFR, from the exons atgacactcaacttttttttcttcttcttcatccttctcCTCCGTGTATCCGCCGGAGCGGAGCCAAATTACTACAACTCATTACTTCCTTCCGATGCCGTTGCTTTACTCTCTTTCAAATCCACAGCCGATCTCGACAACAAGCTTTTGTATTCCCTCACTGAGCGTTACGACTACTGCCAATGGCGCGGTGTCAAATGCGCCCAAGGACGCGTCGTTCGTCTTGTTCTCTCCGGCGTTGGTCTCCGTGGCTACTTCTCTTCCTCTACTCTCAGCCGTCTTGACCAGCTCCGAGTTCTTAGTCTCGAGAACAACTCGCTCTTTGGTCCGGTTCCTGATCTTTCGCCTCTCGTTAACCTTAAATCTCTCTTCCTTAGCCGGAATCAGTTCTCCGGTGCTTTTCCTCCGTCGATCCTCTCTCTCCACCGGTTgatgattctctctctctctcgtaacAACTTCTCCGGTTTGATTCCTTCTGGAATCAACGCTCTTGACCGGTTAACTTCACTGAATCTCGAGTTTAACCGGTTTAACGGAACTCTCCCGTCGATGAATCAGTCGTTTCTCACGTCGTTTAACGTTTCTGGTAACAACCTCACCGGAGTTATTCCCGTCACACCGACTCTGTCTCGATTCGATGCGTCGTCGTTTAG GTCTAACCCTGGACTCTGCGGCGAGATCATCAACAGAGCTTGCGCTTCACGCTCGCCGTTCTTTGGATCGAGTAcgaacaaaacgacgtcgtctgAAGCTCCGTTAGGTCAAAGCGCACAGGCGCAGAACGGTGGCGCGGTGGTTATGTCTCCGGTGGTTACGAAGAAGAAAGGTAAAGAGAGTGGCTTAGTTCTTGGCTTCACCGCTGGTCTCGCTTCCCTTATTGTACTCGGTCTCTGCCTCGTCGTGTTCTCTCTTGTGATAAAGAAACGCAACGACGATGGAGTCTACGAGCCAAATCCTAAAGGAGACACGTCTTCCTCACAGCAACAACATCAATCGCAAAtccaaactccaagaacaacaagaacagTTCCGGTTACGAACTCGGATTCTGCATCTCAGAAGCGAGAGAAAGAGGTTCAGTTACAAGCAACGGAGCAGCTACAAAGCCGGATACCAAACAGTGGGAGTCTTGTCTTCTGTGGTGAATCGAGGAGTCAAGGGATGTATACATTGGAGCAGCTAATGAGAGCTTCGGCTGAGCTTTTGGGGAGAGGATCAGTTGGGATAACGTACAAGGCGGTTCTTGATAATCAGCTTATTGTGACGGTGAAGAGACTAGACGCGACTAAAACGGCTGTGACGAGTGAAGAAGCGTTTGAGAATCATATGGAGATTGTTGGTGGACTCAGACACTTGAATCTTGTTCCCATTAGAGCTTACTTTCAATCTAATGGAGAGAGGCTCATCATCTACGATTATCATCCCAATGGTAGCTTATTCAATCTCATTCACG GTTCAAGATCGTCAAGAGCAAAGCCATTACATTGGACGTCATGTTTAAAGATTGCAGAAGATGTAGCTCAAGGCTTATACTACATCCACCAAACCTCATCAGCATTAGTCCATGGAAACTTAAAATCCACAAACATTCTCCTAGGACAAGACTTTGAAGCCTGTTTAACAGATTACTGCCTCAGTGTCTTAacagattcttcttctgcttcaccTGATGATCCTGACTCATCCTCCTACAAAGCCCCTGAGATCAGGAAATCATCACGTAGACCGACTTCCAAATGTGATGTTTATTCGTTCGGTGTATTGATCTTTGAGCTTTTGACTGGTAAGAACGCGTCGAGGCATCCGTTTATGGCGCCTCACGATATGCTTGATTGGGTGAGAGCAatgagagatgaagaagaaggaacagagGATAATAGGCTTGGGATGATGACTGAAACAGCTTGTCTTTGTCGCGTGACATCACCAGAGCAAAGACCAACGATGAGACAAGTGATTAAGATGATTCAAGAGATCAAGGAGAGTGTTATGGCTGAAGAGAACGATCCGTTCCGGTGA
- the LOC104762836 gene encoding probable inactive receptor kinase At5g67200 isoform X3, whose translation MTLNFFFFFFILLLRVSAGAEPNYYNSLLPSDAVALLSFKSTADLDNKLLYSLTERYDYCQWRGVKCAQGRVVRLVLSGVGLRGYFSSSTLSRLDQLRVLSLENNSLFGPVPDLSPLVNLKSLFLSRNQFSGAFPPSILSLHRLMILSLSRNNFSGLIPSGINALDRLTSLNLEFNRFNGTLPSMNQSFLTSFNVSGNNLTGVIPVTPTLSRFDASSFRSNPGLCGEIINRACASRSPFFGSSTNKTTSTNKTTSSEAPLGQSAQAQNGGAVVMSPVVTKKKGKESGLVLGFTAGLASLIVLGLCLVVFSLVIKKRNDDGVYEPNPKGDTSSSQQQHQSQIQTPRTTRTVPVTNSDSASQKREKEVQLQATEQLQSRIPNSGSLVFCGESRSQGMYTLEQLMRASAELLGRGSVGITYKAVLDNQLIVTVKRLDATKTAVTSEEAFENHMEIVGGLRHLNLVPIRAYFQSNGERLIIYDYHPNGSLFNLIHGSRSSRAKPLHWTSCLKIAEDVAQGLYYIHQTSSALVHGNLKSTNILLGQDFEACLTDYCLSVLTDSSSASPDDPDSSSYKAPEIRKSSRRPTSKCDVYSFGVLIFELLTGKNASRHPFMAPHDMLDWVRAMRDEEEGTEDNRLGMMTETACLCRVTSPEQRPTMRQVIKMIQEIKESVMAEENDPFR comes from the exons atgacactcaacttttttttcttcttcttcatccttctcCTCCGTGTATCCGCCGGAGCGGAGCCAAATTACTACAACTCATTACTTCCTTCCGATGCCGTTGCTTTACTCTCTTTCAAATCCACAGCCGATCTCGACAACAAGCTTTTGTATTCCCTCACTGAGCGTTACGACTACTGCCAATGGCGCGGTGTCAAATGCGCCCAAGGACGCGTCGTTCGTCTTGTTCTCTCCGGCGTTGGTCTCCGTGGCTACTTCTCTTCCTCTACTCTCAGCCGTCTTGACCAGCTCCGAGTTCTTAGTCTCGAGAACAACTCGCTCTTTGGTCCGGTTCCTGATCTTTCGCCTCTCGTTAACCTTAAATCTCTCTTCCTTAGCCGGAATCAGTTCTCCGGTGCTTTTCCTCCGTCGATCCTCTCTCTCCACCGGTTgatgattctctctctctctcgtaacAACTTCTCCGGTTTGATTCCTTCTGGAATCAACGCTCTTGACCGGTTAACTTCACTGAATCTCGAGTTTAACCGGTTTAACGGAACTCTCCCGTCGATGAATCAGTCGTTTCTCACGTCGTTTAACGTTTCTGGTAACAACCTCACCGGAGTTATTCCCGTCACACCGACTCTGTCTCGATTCGATGCGTCGTCGTTTAGGTCTAACCCTGGACTCTGCGGCGAGATCATCAACAGAGCTTGCGCTTCACGCTCGCCGTTCTTTGGATCGAGTAcgaacaaaacgacgtc TAcgaacaaaacgacgtcgtctgAAGCTCCGTTAGGTCAAAGCGCACAGGCGCAGAACGGTGGCGCGGTGGTTATGTCTCCGGTGGTTACGAAGAAGAAAGGTAAAGAGAGTGGCTTAGTTCTTGGCTTCACCGCTGGTCTCGCTTCCCTTATTGTACTCGGTCTCTGCCTCGTCGTGTTCTCTCTTGTGATAAAGAAACGCAACGACGATGGAGTCTACGAGCCAAATCCTAAAGGAGACACGTCTTCCTCACAGCAACAACATCAATCGCAAAtccaaactccaagaacaacaagaacagTTCCGGTTACGAACTCGGATTCTGCATCTCAGAAGCGAGAGAAAGAGGTTCAGTTACAAGCAACGGAGCAGCTACAAAGCCGGATACCAAACAGTGGGAGTCTTGTCTTCTGTGGTGAATCGAGGAGTCAAGGGATGTATACATTGGAGCAGCTAATGAGAGCTTCGGCTGAGCTTTTGGGGAGAGGATCAGTTGGGATAACGTACAAGGCGGTTCTTGATAATCAGCTTATTGTGACGGTGAAGAGACTAGACGCGACTAAAACGGCTGTGACGAGTGAAGAAGCGTTTGAGAATCATATGGAGATTGTTGGTGGACTCAGACACTTGAATCTTGTTCCCATTAGAGCTTACTTTCAATCTAATGGAGAGAGGCTCATCATCTACGATTATCATCCCAATGGTAGCTTATTCAATCTCATTCACG GTTCAAGATCGTCAAGAGCAAAGCCATTACATTGGACGTCATGTTTAAAGATTGCAGAAGATGTAGCTCAAGGCTTATACTACATCCACCAAACCTCATCAGCATTAGTCCATGGAAACTTAAAATCCACAAACATTCTCCTAGGACAAGACTTTGAAGCCTGTTTAACAGATTACTGCCTCAGTGTCTTAacagattcttcttctgcttcaccTGATGATCCTGACTCATCCTCCTACAAAGCCCCTGAGATCAGGAAATCATCACGTAGACCGACTTCCAAATGTGATGTTTATTCGTTCGGTGTATTGATCTTTGAGCTTTTGACTGGTAAGAACGCGTCGAGGCATCCGTTTATGGCGCCTCACGATATGCTTGATTGGGTGAGAGCAatgagagatgaagaagaaggaacagagGATAATAGGCTTGGGATGATGACTGAAACAGCTTGTCTTTGTCGCGTGACATCACCAGAGCAAAGACCAACGATGAGACAAGTGATTAAGATGATTCAAGAGATCAAGGAGAGTGTTATGGCTGAAGAGAACGATCCGTTCCGGTGA